From a single Haloarcula sp. DT43 genomic region:
- a CDS encoding DUF7471 family protein, whose amino-acid sequence MKLHSVGGYPVGGIPDIAVVVGLSAVAGAVLCGLAVTAYRRRGTRPYLLIALALAALLARPLVALLSGFSMVSGPTHHLLEHALDTLFVVLVLGAVYYARTVEKRLDEEGA is encoded by the coding sequence ATGAAACTACACAGTGTCGGGGGGTACCCCGTCGGCGGGATACCGGACATCGCCGTCGTCGTCGGCCTCTCTGCCGTCGCCGGGGCGGTCCTGTGTGGCCTCGCTGTCACGGCCTACCGACGGCGTGGGACGCGCCCGTACCTGCTGATTGCGCTGGCGCTCGCCGCACTGCTCGCCCGACCGCTGGTCGCACTGTTGTCGGGGTTCTCGATGGTCTCGGGTCCGACCCACCACCTCCTCGAACACGCGCTCGATACGCTGTTCGTGGTCCTCGTCCTCGGCGCGGTGTACTACGCCAGGACGGTCGAGAAGCGCCTCGACGAGGAGGGAGCGTGA
- the pdhA gene encoding pyruvate dehydrogenase (acetyl-transferring) E1 component subunit alpha, whose protein sequence is MSRDVLNRAPDDRIQALDADGEIVAPDLMPDLSDEALVSMYRDMRFARRFDERMISLQRQGRLGTYSSLAGQEGAQVGSTYALADADTIFYQYREHGTLVARGLPWEYVLYWMGHEAGNAAIGDVNVFPLNISIGAHLPHAVGWSWAAKGKGDERVGVVHFGDGATSEGDFHEAMNFAGVFETPTVFFCNNNQWAISVPRERQTASQTLAQKADAYGFDGVQVDGMDPLATYTVTEAARERAVGADGSEAEPVFVEAVQYRFGAHTTADDPDVYRDDAEVEEWRERDPLARMEAFLRNCNLLDDGKLDVMDDTIDERLGEIIDTAEAHAADPTDLFADVYAASTPNIDDQREYFEALRERHGDDALLESE, encoded by the coding sequence ATGTCCCGCGACGTTCTCAATCGGGCTCCCGACGACCGCATCCAAGCGCTGGATGCGGACGGCGAAATCGTCGCGCCCGACCTCATGCCGGACCTCTCCGACGAAGCGCTGGTGTCGATGTACCGCGACATGCGCTTCGCCCGCCGGTTCGACGAGCGGATGATAAGCCTCCAGCGGCAGGGCCGGCTCGGCACCTACTCGTCGCTGGCCGGCCAGGAAGGTGCCCAGGTCGGGTCGACCTACGCGCTGGCCGATGCGGACACTATCTTCTACCAGTACCGGGAACACGGCACGCTCGTCGCCCGGGGGCTCCCCTGGGAGTACGTCCTCTACTGGATGGGCCACGAGGCGGGCAACGCGGCCATCGGCGACGTGAACGTGTTCCCGCTGAACATCTCCATCGGCGCGCACCTTCCCCACGCGGTCGGGTGGTCGTGGGCGGCAAAGGGCAAGGGCGACGAGCGGGTCGGCGTCGTCCACTTCGGCGACGGGGCCACGAGCGAGGGGGACTTCCACGAGGCGATGAACTTCGCCGGCGTGTTCGAGACGCCGACGGTGTTCTTCTGCAACAACAACCAGTGGGCCATCTCCGTGCCGCGGGAGCGCCAGACCGCCAGTCAGACGCTGGCACAGAAGGCCGACGCCTACGGCTTCGACGGCGTCCAGGTCGACGGCATGGACCCGCTGGCGACCTACACCGTCACCGAGGCCGCCCGTGAGCGGGCCGTGGGGGCCGACGGAAGCGAGGCCGAGCCTGTCTTCGTCGAGGCGGTGCAGTACCGCTTCGGCGCGCACACGACCGCCGACGACCCGGACGTGTACCGCGACGACGCTGAGGTCGAGGAGTGGCGCGAGCGGGACCCACTAGCCCGTATGGAGGCGTTCCTCCGGAACTGCAATCTGCTGGACGACGGGAAACTCGACGTGATGGACGACACCATCGACGAGCGCCTCGGCGAGATTATCGACACCGCCGAGGCCCACGCGGCGGACCCGACGGACCTCTTCGCCGACGTGTACGCGGCGTCGACGCCGAACATCGACGACCAGCGAGAGTACTTCGAGGCGCTCCGCGAGCGCCACGGCGACGACGCCCTGCTGGAGTCCGAGTAG
- a CDS encoding beta-CASP ribonuclease aCPSF1, translating into MSTVDKQLEDVKATIDEEVPPRISVTDVTYEGPELVIYTRDPKEFAANSDLVRRLASKLRKRITVRPDPDVLSPPEEAEAAIRDIIPEEAGVVDLNFHTDTGEVVVQAQRPGVAIGRRGSTLRDITREVGWTPEVVRTPPIESSTVENVRNFLKQEREDRRDILERVGRQIHRDPMSDDEYVRITTLGCCREVGRAAFILSTPDTRILVDCGNKPGSNGEQPYLDIPEAFGAGTNGIDAVVLTHAHLDHSALVPLLFEYGYDGPIYCTEPTRDLMGLLTLDYLDTAADDGRTPPYDSEMVREAIKHTIPLEYGDVTDIAPDIKLTLHNAGHILGSSVCHFHVGDGLYNVAFSGDIHYDDTRLFDGAVNDFPRVETLVLESTYGGRNDYQTDQEDSERKLKQIVQNAADRGGTVLIPTFAVGRSQELLLVLEEAMRKGDIPEIPVYLDGMIWEATAVHTTYPEYLRDDLQDRIFDEDKNPFLADQFTHVEGGDEERRDIADGDACIVLSTSGMLTGGPVLSWLEHLAPDPDSTLTFVGYQAQGTLGNRVQRGVDEVPVGGSGRSETVPLEMTVETVDGFSGHADRQGLENFVKTMNPRPEKILCVHGDESATQDLSSSLYHDQNIRTFAPENLETFRFR; encoded by the coding sequence ATGAGCACTGTAGACAAGCAACTCGAAGACGTGAAGGCAACGATTGACGAGGAAGTCCCGCCCCGCATCTCGGTCACGGACGTCACCTACGAGGGACCGGAACTCGTCATATACACGCGGGACCCGAAGGAGTTCGCCGCGAACAGCGACCTCGTTCGCCGGCTCGCGTCGAAACTCCGCAAGCGCATCACGGTCCGTCCGGACCCCGACGTGCTGTCCCCGCCGGAAGAGGCCGAGGCGGCGATTCGGGACATCATCCCGGAGGAAGCCGGCGTCGTGGACCTGAACTTCCACACCGACACCGGCGAGGTCGTCGTCCAGGCACAGCGCCCCGGCGTCGCCATCGGGCGGCGCGGGTCCACCCTGCGCGACATCACCCGCGAGGTCGGCTGGACGCCCGAGGTCGTCCGGACGCCGCCCATCGAGTCCTCGACGGTCGAGAACGTCCGGAACTTCCTCAAACAGGAGCGCGAGGACCGCCGGGACATCCTCGAACGGGTCGGCAGGCAGATACACCGCGACCCGATGTCCGACGACGAGTACGTCCGCATCACCACGCTGGGTTGCTGTCGGGAGGTCGGCCGCGCTGCCTTCATCCTCTCGACGCCGGACACGCGGATTCTCGTCGACTGTGGCAACAAGCCCGGCTCGAACGGCGAACAGCCGTACCTGGACATCCCCGAGGCGTTCGGTGCCGGGACCAACGGCATCGACGCCGTCGTCCTGACCCACGCCCACCTGGACCACTCCGCGCTGGTCCCCCTGCTGTTCGAGTACGGCTACGACGGCCCAATCTACTGCACGGAACCGACGCGGGACCTGATGGGCCTGCTGACGCTCGATTACCTCGATACGGCGGCGGACGACGGCCGGACCCCGCCGTACGACTCCGAGATGGTCCGCGAGGCCATCAAACACACCATCCCGCTGGAGTACGGTGACGTGACCGACATCGCGCCGGACATCAAACTGACGCTGCACAACGCCGGCCACATCCTCGGCTCCTCGGTGTGTCACTTCCACGTCGGCGACGGCCTGTACAACGTCGCCTTCTCCGGTGACATCCACTACGACGACACGCGGCTGTTCGACGGCGCTGTCAACGACTTCCCCCGCGTGGAGACGCTCGTGCTGGAGTCGACCTACGGCGGCCGCAACGACTACCAGACCGACCAGGAGGACTCGGAGCGAAAGCTCAAGCAAATCGTCCAGAACGCCGCCGACCGCGGTGGAACGGTCCTCATCCCGACCTTCGCCGTCGGGCGGTCACAGGAACTCCTCCTCGTCCTCGAAGAGGCGATGCGAAAGGGCGACATCCCGGAGATACCGGTCTACCTCGACGGGATGATATGGGAGGCGACGGCCGTACACACGACCTATCCCGAGTACCTCCGGGACGACCTGCAGGACCGCATCTTCGACGAGGACAAAAATCCGTTCCTCGCCGACCAGTTCACCCACGTCGAGGGCGGCGACGAGGAGCGGCGGGACATCGCCGACGGCGACGCCTGCATCGTCCTCTCGACCTCCGGGATGCTCACCGGCGGGCCGGTGCTGTCCTGGCTCGAACACCTGGCTCCGGACCCGGACTCGACGCTCACCTTCGTCGGCTACCAGGCACAGGGGACGCTCGGCAACCGGGTCCAGCGCGGCGTCGACGAGGTGCCCGTCGGCGGCAGCGGACGCAGCGAGACGGTCCCGCTGGAGATGACCGTCGAGACGGTCGACGGCTTCTCCGGGCACGCCGACCGCCAGGGGCTGGAGAACTTCGTGAAGACGATGAACCCCCGGCCCGAGAAAATCCTCTGTGTCCACGGCGACGAGTCGGCGACGCAGGACCTCTCCTCGTCGCTGTACCACGACCAGAACATCCGGACCTTCGCGCCGGAGAACCTCGAAACGTTCCGCTTTCGCTGA
- a CDS encoding divalent metal cation transporter — protein MSRTETVDSSAVSRGTVGDYVEAMGPSWIAGAIAAGPATIASLVTAGGAFGYSLLWVVVLSAGAGALAQYLAMRLGLLTERGIVGVVEDHLGDAWAWLLVGDAVLAAGVAQLVIMKTVATVSATVTGIDARVWGVAWALLLAAGLAGGGYRFLELGAKVLVLLVVVAFVASLFVVPIDAGAAVSGLVPSVPSGSALVAAGILGGAVHITLITMHSYTMRARGWTRDDYDLATVDVGASMLVAFGVYSLAIFLVTASVLTSGDLTTVGAAEALGPLVGDSARWLFLLGLWGAAVSTLGGNTIVPPFLLADKLGWGTTIEDGRYRGLLVAVALLSAPGAFIGGNVLGQLVLVLALGTVGTPFVIAVVLYLLNSDAVPEPNSTLANVGGLALLAVSGGLAANFVVEQLGGGVGPLSGFVLAFAVALGLAMAGLGGKFLREELLA, from the coding sequence ATGAGTCGGACCGAAACCGTCGACAGTTCGGCCGTCAGCAGGGGTACCGTGGGTGACTACGTCGAGGCGATGGGGCCGTCCTGGATTGCGGGGGCAATCGCCGCCGGCCCGGCGACGATTGCCAGCCTCGTCACCGCGGGCGGCGCGTTCGGCTACAGCCTCCTGTGGGTCGTCGTCCTCTCCGCGGGGGCGGGGGCGCTGGCCCAGTACCTCGCCATGCGGTTGGGACTGCTGACCGAGCGGGGCATCGTCGGCGTCGTGGAGGACCACCTCGGCGACGCCTGGGCGTGGCTGCTCGTCGGCGACGCAGTACTTGCCGCCGGCGTCGCGCAGTTAGTCATCATGAAGACCGTCGCCACTGTCTCGGCGACGGTGACCGGTATCGACGCGCGGGTCTGGGGCGTCGCCTGGGCGCTCCTGCTGGCCGCGGGGCTGGCCGGCGGCGGCTACCGCTTTCTGGAACTGGGCGCGAAAGTCCTCGTCCTGCTCGTGGTCGTCGCGTTCGTCGCCAGTCTGTTCGTCGTGCCCATCGACGCCGGCGCGGCGGTGAGCGGCCTCGTTCCGTCCGTTCCATCCGGGAGCGCGCTGGTCGCGGCCGGCATCCTCGGCGGCGCGGTCCACATCACGCTCATCACGATGCACTCCTACACGATGCGGGCACGGGGCTGGACTCGCGACGACTACGACCTCGCGACGGTCGACGTGGGCGCATCGATGCTCGTGGCCTTCGGCGTCTACAGCCTCGCCATCTTTCTGGTGACGGCGAGCGTGCTCACCTCCGGGGACCTCACGACGGTCGGCGCTGCGGAGGCGCTCGGTCCCCTGGTCGGCGACAGCGCCCGCTGGCTGTTCCTGCTCGGTCTGTGGGGCGCTGCCGTCTCGACGCTCGGGGGCAACACCATCGTCCCGCCGTTCCTGCTGGCCGATAAGCTCGGCTGGGGCACCACCATCGAGGACGGTCGCTACCGCGGGCTGCTCGTCGCCGTCGCGCTGCTGTCCGCGCCGGGGGCGTTCATCGGCGGGAACGTGCTCGGCCAGCTCGTCCTCGTGCTCGCGCTCGGGACCGTCGGCACGCCCTTCGTCATCGCCGTCGTCCTCTATCTCCTGAACTCCGATGCGGTCCCGGAACCGAACTCGACGCTGGCCAACGTCGGCGGGCTGGCCCTCCTCGCGGTCTCGGGCGGCCTGGCCGCGAACTTCGTCGTCGAACAGCTCGGCGGCGGCGTCGGCCCGCTGTCCGGGTTCGTGCTGGCCTTCGCCGTCGCGCTCGGGCTCGCCATGGCCGGCCTCGGCGGGAAGTTCCTGCGGGAGGAACTCCTCGCGTGA
- a CDS encoding thiamine ABC transporter substrate-binding protein gives MDRRSFLTAAGAAASLSVAGCAGLGGGGDGSSTDESTPAGTTTGDADGSEETLVVGTYSAFIDSPSTSPGAWVKQRFEEEFDARLVWQTPSNELNHYIERRNAGVDIEADMYLGLNTDHLVRVDETLDDGLFADVGDVAGRDDIKPGLQFDPDGRAIPYDTGYISLVFDGTATTAPETFEGLLAEEHAGDLITQNPASSATGRAFLLHTIKQFGPDGYLDYWSDLQDNDVRVLGSWSDAYSAWSGGEAPMVVSYSTDQVFADQNDADLSEHQIRFLNDQGYANPEGMAVFDGADTPTLAREFMGFLLRPDIQGEIAVRNVQFPATESAELPADYAELAQEPPEPVTFGYDELRGSVSGWISDWERQFASN, from the coding sequence ATGGATAGACGTTCGTTCCTGACAGCGGCCGGCGCGGCGGCATCGCTCTCCGTCGCAGGCTGTGCCGGACTGGGCGGCGGTGGCGATGGGTCGAGCACGGACGAGTCGACGCCCGCCGGGACGACAACGGGCGACGCCGACGGGTCCGAGGAGACGCTCGTCGTCGGGACCTACAGCGCGTTCATCGACTCGCCGTCGACGAGTCCGGGCGCGTGGGTGAAACAGCGCTTCGAGGAGGAGTTCGACGCCCGACTGGTCTGGCAGACGCCGAGCAACGAACTCAACCACTACATCGAGCGCCGCAACGCCGGCGTCGACATCGAGGCGGACATGTACCTCGGCCTGAACACCGACCACCTCGTCCGGGTCGACGAGACGCTCGACGACGGGCTGTTCGCCGACGTCGGCGACGTAGCCGGGCGAGACGACATCAAGCCGGGCCTGCAGTTCGACCCCGACGGCCGGGCGATTCCCTACGACACCGGCTACATCAGCCTGGTGTTCGACGGCACGGCGACCACCGCGCCGGAGACGTTCGAGGGCCTGCTGGCCGAGGAGCACGCCGGCGACCTCATCACGCAGAACCCAGCCAGTTCCGCGACCGGACGGGCGTTCCTGCTGCACACAATCAAGCAGTTCGGCCCCGACGGCTACCTGGACTACTGGAGCGACCTGCAGGACAACGACGTCCGGGTCCTCGGGTCGTGGAGCGACGCCTACAGCGCCTGGTCGGGCGGCGAGGCCCCGATGGTCGTCTCCTACTCCACCGACCAGGTGTTCGCCGACCAGAACGACGCCGACCTGTCGGAACACCAGATTCGCTTCCTGAACGACCAGGGCTACGCCAACCCCGAGGGGATGGCGGTGTTCGACGGAGCGGACACGCCCACCCTCGCCCGTGAGTTCATGGGCTTCCTGTTGCGTCCGGATATTCAGGGCGAAATCGCCGTCCGGAACGTCCAGTTCCCGGCGACCGAGTCCGCCGAACTCCCCGCGGACTACGCCGAACTCGCACAGGAGCCCCCGGAGCCGGTCACTTTCGGCTACGACGAACTCAGAGGCTCGGTCTCGGGCTGGATATCCGACTGGGAACGGCAGTTCGCCTCGAACTGA
- a CDS encoding ABC transporter permease, whose product MARDSDGGGDDEAGGSGHGGRRRAVRDSVERHALLALAAATVALLLGIFYYPVATVFVDSVLVDGRLTARVFVSILRDPFYLGEPARLLAGEPIAAVVESALAPDRRLGVIGFTAYQAALSTVASVALGLPAAYLLARFEFPGRRTLRSLTILPFVLPSIMVAVGFVATFGQRGTLNAVLGALGLGQVNLLFTLEAVVVAHAFYNAPLVARVTTAAWESVDASAVETARSLGASPARAFRDVVAPQLYPSVLMGAALTFVFTFSTFPIVLALGGFQLATVEVFVYRLIRDLEYAEAAALALLELGISLGLLYAYLRYEARHTVRSRGIRPLPRRPLTPPSLSVRELLPRMGLAAYAAVALAVFVAPIASMVLASLSGPEGLTLAHYQFLIDRQTTGASFQVKPWDAVRNSLLFGVASLAVALPMGVVVAVLTTRDYRGRKVVDAVAMAPLAVSGIVVGLGLLRGLVFGVEVGGTRLAVGGGLAIVAAHAVAGYPFVVRTVAPGLEGIDHTLVESARALGAPRARALVDVELPLVWPAVVAGAAFAFAISIGEFSATVVLASGTSQFTMPIAIERFIGRRLGPATAMGVVLLVVTSASFLLIDRLGGDDVGF is encoded by the coding sequence GTGGCCCGAGATTCCGACGGTGGCGGGGACGACGAGGCCGGCGGTAGTGGCCACGGCGGGCGACGCCGCGCGGTTCGCGACAGCGTCGAACGCCATGCGCTGCTGGCGCTCGCGGCGGCGACGGTCGCCCTGCTGCTGGGCATCTTCTACTACCCGGTGGCGACGGTGTTCGTCGACAGCGTGCTCGTAGACGGCCGCCTGACCGCGCGGGTGTTCGTCTCGATACTCCGGGACCCGTTCTACCTCGGCGAGCCGGCCCGCCTGCTCGCGGGCGAGCCGATAGCCGCGGTCGTCGAGAGCGCGCTGGCGCCGGACCGCCGGCTCGGTGTCATCGGCTTCACGGCGTACCAGGCGGCGCTGTCGACGGTCGCAAGCGTCGCCCTGGGGCTGCCCGCGGCGTATCTGCTGGCCCGGTTCGAGTTCCCCGGCCGGCGGACGCTCCGGTCACTGACGATTCTCCCCTTCGTCCTCCCGTCCATCATGGTCGCCGTCGGCTTCGTCGCCACGTTCGGACAGCGCGGGACGCTCAACGCCGTCCTCGGCGCGCTCGGTCTCGGGCAGGTCAATCTCCTGTTCACGCTCGAAGCCGTCGTCGTCGCCCACGCCTTCTACAACGCGCCGCTGGTGGCGCGGGTGACGACCGCCGCCTGGGAGTCCGTCGACGCCAGCGCGGTCGAGACGGCCCGGAGCCTCGGCGCGAGCCCGGCCCGGGCGTTCCGCGACGTGGTCGCCCCGCAGCTGTACCCGTCGGTGCTGATGGGGGCGGCGCTGACTTTCGTGTTCACCTTCTCTACCTTCCCCATCGTCCTCGCGCTGGGCGGGTTCCAGCTGGCGACCGTCGAGGTGTTCGTCTACCGGCTCATCCGCGACCTGGAGTACGCCGAGGCGGCCGCGCTCGCCCTGTTGGAGCTCGGCATCTCGCTGGGCCTGCTGTACGCGTACCTCCGCTACGAGGCGCGCCACACCGTCCGGTCGCGGGGGATTCGCCCGCTCCCGCGGCGGCCGCTGACGCCTCCGTCGCTCTCGGTCCGGGAACTGCTTCCCAGAATGGGGCTCGCCGCCTACGCCGCCGTCGCGCTGGCGGTGTTCGTCGCGCCGATAGCGAGCATGGTGCTGGCCAGCCTCAGCGGGCCGGAGGGGCTGACGCTGGCGCACTACCAGTTCCTCATCGACCGCCAGACGACCGGCGCGTCGTTCCAGGTCAAGCCCTGGGACGCGGTCAGGAACTCGCTGCTGTTCGGCGTCGCTTCCCTCGCCGTCGCGCTCCCGATGGGCGTCGTCGTCGCCGTCCTCACGACGCGGGACTACCGCGGCCGGAAGGTCGTCGACGCGGTGGCGATGGCCCCGCTTGCCGTGTCGGGCATCGTCGTCGGCCTGGGCCTGCTTCGGGGCCTCGTCTTCGGCGTCGAGGTCGGCGGGACGCGACTCGCCGTCGGCGGCGGCCTCGCCATCGTCGCCGCCCACGCCGTCGCCGGCTACCCGTTCGTCGTCCGGACGGTCGCGCCCGGACTGGAAGGCATCGACCACACGCTGGTCGAATCCGCCCGCGCGCTCGGCGCGCCGCGCGCCAGGGCGCTCGTGGACGTGGAACTCCCGCTCGTGTGGCCCGCCGTCGTCGCCGGCGCGGCGTTCGCCTTCGCCATCTCCATCGGGGAGTTCTCGGCGACGGTCGTCCTCGCCTCCGGGACGAGCCAGTTCACGATGCCAATCGCAATCGAGCGGTTCATCGGCCGTCGGCTCGGCCCCGCGACGGCCATGGGCGTCGTTTTGCTGGTGGTCACCAGCGCGAGTTTCCTGCTCATCGACCGCCTCGGGGGTGACGACGTTGGCTTCTGA
- a CDS encoding DUF7861 family protein, with translation MDHDRIHAREPSHHRDRWTVGTVTGLTERDGHCVVTVEDESGEQSELVVTVAIRDLFVSRLDIDDGESPVGERVWFRKRGG, from the coding sequence ATGGACCACGACCGCATTCACGCACGGGAGCCGTCACACCACCGCGACCGCTGGACGGTCGGCACGGTCACCGGGCTGACGGAGCGGGACGGCCACTGCGTCGTCACCGTCGAAGACGAGTCCGGCGAGCAGAGCGAACTCGTCGTCACCGTGGCTATCCGGGACCTGTTCGTCAGTCGGCTCGACATCGACGACGGCGAGAGCCCCGTCGGCGAGCGCGTCTGGTTCCGGAAACGCGGCGGGTAA
- a CDS encoding twin-arginine translocation signal domain-containing protein, translating into MNRRQFLASTGVAASAALAGCGSLSTQSTRAPPLVENRPDATYRPTHAEGMGMAGMAQAGEYMVGLTYSFPHRFWTVTGTTAERVDIRSEDSVHLMATVWDPETEMVLPVSAGLSITVERDGETVADKSPWPMISQNMGFHYGDNYALDGDGVYQLSVRVNGMGERRLGAFDGRFGEAGEATVEFDFAQSTLDQLSFEEFPDSQGERAAVDLMNMDMLPTSQVPEVSALPGTVLGTDKGSDGVYAVTWLRDAAFLADGESYLAVSVRTPYNRVPLPMMSLDGTVEADGEPVFEDALTAAVHPDLGYHYGAVVETTVEEPSVGVDVVAPPQVSRHEGYETAFMATPSFSFGN; encoded by the coding sequence ATGAATCGCCGACAGTTCCTCGCCAGCACCGGCGTCGCCGCATCGGCGGCCCTGGCGGGGTGTGGCTCGCTGAGCACGCAGTCGACGCGCGCACCGCCGCTGGTCGAGAACCGCCCCGACGCCACGTACCGGCCCACCCACGCCGAGGGGATGGGGATGGCCGGGATGGCACAGGCCGGCGAGTACATGGTCGGGCTGACCTACTCGTTCCCCCACCGCTTCTGGACCGTGACCGGGACGACGGCGGAGAGGGTCGACATCCGGAGCGAGGACAGCGTCCACCTGATGGCGACCGTCTGGGACCCCGAGACGGAGATGGTGCTGCCGGTGTCCGCCGGCCTCTCGATTACCGTCGAACGCGACGGCGAGACGGTCGCCGACAAGTCCCCGTGGCCGATGATATCACAGAACATGGGATTTCACTACGGCGACAACTACGCCCTGGACGGCGACGGCGTCTATCAGCTCTCGGTCCGCGTCAACGGGATGGGCGAGCGCCGGCTGGGGGCCTTCGACGGGCGGTTCGGCGAGGCCGGCGAGGCGACGGTCGAGTTCGACTTCGCACAGAGCACCCTCGACCAGCTCTCGTTCGAGGAGTTCCCGGACTCACAGGGCGAACGCGCCGCCGTCGACCTGATGAACATGGACATGCTGCCGACCTCGCAGGTGCCCGAGGTGTCGGCCCTGCCCGGGACGGTCCTCGGGACCGATAAGGGGAGCGACGGCGTCTACGCCGTCACCTGGCTCCGGGACGCCGCGTTCCTCGCCGACGGCGAGTCGTATCTCGCCGTCTCGGTCCGGACGCCGTACAACCGCGTCCCCCTGCCGATGATGTCGCTGGACGGGACCGTGGAAGCCGACGGCGAACCGGTGTTCGAGGACGCGCTGACCGCCGCGGTCCACCCCGACCTCGGGTACCACTACGGCGCGGTCGTCGAGACGACGGTCGAAGAACCGTCCGTCGGCGTCGACGTCGTCGCCCCGCCGCAGGTGTCCCGTCACGAGGGGTACGAGACGGCGTTCATGGCGACGCCGTCGTTCTCGTTTGGGAACTGA
- a CDS encoding winged helix-turn-helix transcriptional regulator — MSDTRARIYRHIEANPGVHFRELTRALDLATGQVQYHLARLDRVHSESVNGRTHYYAASFDPWERHAIAFLRRETARDILVTLMERETARPGEVAEALDIARSTLEHHLDGLVDHRVVEKRRAEGQVTLALRRPERTVELLAAVDPTTTDRLSDRFARLLDRLFESG, encoded by the coding sequence GTGAGCGACACCAGAGCCCGGATATACCGGCACATCGAGGCCAACCCGGGCGTTCACTTCCGGGAGCTGACCCGGGCGCTGGACCTCGCTACGGGCCAGGTCCAGTACCACCTGGCCCGACTCGACCGGGTGCACAGCGAGTCGGTCAACGGGCGCACCCACTACTACGCGGCGTCGTTCGACCCCTGGGAGCGCCACGCCATCGCCTTCCTCCGGCGGGAGACGGCGAGAGATATCCTCGTGACGCTCATGGAGCGCGAGACGGCTCGCCCCGGAGAGGTGGCCGAGGCGCTCGACATCGCCCGGAGCACGCTCGAACATCACCTGGACGGGCTGGTCGACCACCGTGTCGTCGAGAAGCGCCGGGCCGAGGGACAGGTGACGCTGGCGCTCCGGCGGCCGGAGCGGACGGTCGAACTGCTCGCGGCGGTCGACCCCACGACCACCGACCGCCTGTCGGACCGCTTCGCCCGGCTGCTGGACCGGCTCTTCGAGAGCGGGTAG
- a CDS encoding DUF7405 family protein — protein MTERGISRREFAKSAVAIGGTAALAACLDRGSGTVPEGTDDPSSLPERQHAWNAALATDDAGNHRLSRHHVLLLLNYPGDGTPSDADREQVESALRDLERAYEWSNEGLLFTLGYSPAYFDRFEADVAGVDLPEPAALAPFEDPEFDTPDALLHLASDDERVVIEAEEALKGTREAANDHEMTATFEGVLHEADRRTGFVGAGLPAENQDADGIPDSEPVPDDAPLFMGFKSGFDGNQASEDRVTVDSGPFAGGATQHLSKIRLQLQQWYEQESHDQRVSKMFCPAHAAEDKVEGVGENLGTDSGVDECPADVVESSRREGVVGHAQKMSRAREDDAPTILRRDFDSTDGGEAGVHFLSLQRSIADFVATKQAMNGTDVAADSAVGQQVNNGILQYMTVTRRGNYLLPPRSLRALPPADPAA, from the coding sequence ATGACTGAACGCGGTATCTCCCGACGCGAGTTCGCCAAAAGCGCCGTCGCCATCGGCGGCACCGCGGCGCTGGCCGCCTGTCTCGACCGCGGGTCGGGGACGGTTCCCGAGGGGACCGACGACCCCTCGTCGCTCCCGGAGCGCCAGCACGCCTGGAACGCGGCGCTGGCGACCGACGACGCGGGGAACCACCGGCTGTCGCGCCACCACGTCCTCCTCCTGCTGAACTACCCCGGCGACGGCACGCCGAGCGACGCCGACCGCGAGCAGGTCGAATCGGCGCTTCGGGACCTCGAACGCGCCTACGAGTGGAGCAACGAGGGGCTGCTGTTCACGCTCGGGTACAGCCCGGCCTACTTCGACCGCTTCGAGGCCGACGTGGCCGGCGTCGACCTGCCCGAGCCGGCGGCGCTGGCCCCCTTCGAGGACCCCGAGTTCGACACACCCGACGCCCTGTTGCACCTCGCCAGCGACGACGAGCGGGTCGTCATCGAGGCCGAGGAAGCGCTGAAAGGCACCCGGGAAGCCGCCAACGACCACGAGATGACCGCGACGTTCGAGGGCGTGCTGCACGAGGCGGACCGCCGGACGGGGTTCGTCGGGGCCGGCCTGCCCGCCGAGAACCAGGACGCCGACGGGATTCCGGACTCCGAGCCGGTTCCCGACGACGCGCCGCTGTTCATGGGATTCAAGTCCGGGTTCGACGGCAACCAGGCCTCCGAGGACCGCGTGACGGTCGACTCGGGGCCGTTCGCCGGCGGCGCGACCCAGCACCTCTCGAAGATACGGCTACAGCTCCAGCAGTGGTACGAGCAGGAGTCACACGACCAGCGCGTCTCGAAGATGTTCTGCCCGGCCCACGCCGCCGAGGACAAGGTCGAGGGCGTCGGCGAGAACCTCGGCACCGACAGCGGCGTCGACGAGTGCCCGGCTGACGTGGTCGAGAGCAGTCGACGGGAGGGCGTCGTCGGGCACGCCCAGAAGATGTCCCGGGCCAGAGAGGACGACGCGCCGACGATTCTCCGCCGGGACTTCGACTCCACCGACGGCGGCGAGGCCGGCGTCCACTTCCTCTCCCTGCAGCGGTCCATCGCCGACTTCGTCGCCACGAAACAGGCGATGAACGGGACCGACGTCGCGGCGGACTCCGCCGTCGGCCAGCAGGTCAACAACGGTATCCTCCAGTACATGACCGTCACACGCCGCGGGAACTACCTGTTGCCGCCGCGCTCGCTGCGCGCGCTGCCGCCGGCGGACCCGGCCGCGTGA